One genomic window of Hemiscyllium ocellatum isolate sHemOce1 chromosome 25, sHemOce1.pat.X.cur, whole genome shotgun sequence includes the following:
- the arl16 gene encoding ADP-ribosylation factor-like protein 16 isoform X2, with product MAVSLMDISEQVGTNLTDLMINKRRITIRELGGCMAPIWPSYYRDCEAVIFVIDAANPTQVSSSCIQLLSVLAAEPLQQTSVLILFNKIDLPCSMSLVEMKSLFRMDDIIASAKQNISVLEVSAWDGSGLDEILKWLHSHRKGKRLP from the exons GTGGGAACAAATTTAACTGACCTCATGATTAACAAAAGGAGAATTACCATTCGGGAACTGGGAGGCTGCATGGCCCCCATCTGGCCAAGTTACTACAGAGATTGCGAGGCTGTGATA TTTGTGATCGACGCTGCAAATCCCACTCAGGTTTCCTCCTCCTGCATTCAGCTGCTCTCGGTTCTAGCTGCTGAGCCACTGCAACAGACGTCAGTACTCATTCTCTTCAACAAAAT TGATCTGCCCTGCTCCATGTCGCTAGTGGAAATGAAAAGCCTATTCAGGATGGATGATATAATCGCCAGTGCAAAACAGAACATCAGTGTGTTGGAAGTTAGTGCGTGGGACGGCAGTGGGCTGGATGAGATCTTAAAATGGCTTCACTCACATCGTAAGGGCAAACGCCTACCCTGA